CATCTGAAAGCCGGCGACCAACTGATGGTGCAGGTAGGCATGAGCCGCCAGGCGCTCAAGGTGATCGGCATCCTGCCGCTGGAAGGTCCGCGTCAGGCCTTGGGCGTGATGGATATCAGCAACGCACAGTGGCTGTTTCAAAAGCTCGGGCGGCTGGACCGCATCGACATCCGGCTTCAGCCCGGCCAGGATGTTCAGGTGGTGCGGGCGGCACTGAGCCGGCAATTGCCGGCCGGATTGCTGCTCAGCGCCCCCGAAGCGGCCGGGGAGCGCGCCGGAGACCTGTCGCGCGCCTACCGCGTGAACCTCACCGTGCTCTCGCTGGTTGCACTGTTCACCGGTGCCTTTCTGGTGTTTGCGACACTCGCCATGGCAGTGCTCAGAAGGCGAGCCCAGCTGGCGCTGCTGCGGGTATTGGGGCTCACGCCGCGGGAGCTGGTGGTGCTGCTGCTTGGCGAGGGGCTGCTCATCGGTTTGATGGGTGCGCTGCTGGGGCTGGCGCTCGGTGTCGGGCTGGCCGCGGCCGGGCTGGCGCTGCTGGGCGGGGATCTCGGCGGCGGCTACTTCGAGGGCATCGCACCGAGCCTGCAGCTCGAACCCGCCACCCTGATCATCTATTTCACACTCGGGCTCTTCGTCGCCCTGCTCGGCGCGCTGGCGCCTGCCTTGGAGGCGGCGCGCACCGAAGCAGCGCCTGCCCTGAAAGGCGGAGACGTGGAACGGGCGCTTGGGCGGCTGCGCGGCAGCCTGCCGGGTCTTTTTCTGATTGCGCTCGGGCTACTCGCCACCCAGGCGCCGCCGGTGGGCGGTCTGCCGCTGTTTGGCTATATCGCCATCGCGCTTTTATTGGTGGGCGCGGTGCTGTTGATGCCGCGCCTGCTGGCCATGCTCACGCAACTGCTACCCTTGCCGGCCACGGCCTGGCGCCAGGTCGCCATCGCCCAGTTGCGCGGCGCGCCGGGACAGGCGGCGGTGGCGGTAGCGGCAATCGTGGTGAGCTTCAGCCTGATGGTATCGATGGCGATCATGGTCGCCTCCTTTCGTGACAGCGTGGACGCCTGGCTGGGGCAGGTCCTGCCGGCGGATCTTTACATGCGCGCCGCCGAGCAGCAGGGCTCGGCCTTCTTCAGCCCCACCGACCAGCAGCGCATCCGCCAGACGCCCGGTGTGCGCGCGGTGCGCTTCCTGCGGGTGCAGGAGCTGCTGCTCGCGCCAAACCGCCCCGCCGTGGCGCTGATTGCCCGCGATCTCGGCCCCGATCCCACCCGCGATCTGCCGCTGCTGAGTCAAGCCAAAAACCCGGCCCCGCCCGGCATTGCACCGGTCTGGATTTCCGAGGCCATGCAGGATCTCTATGGCTATCAGCCGGGCCAGCGCATCAAGCTGCCCATCAGCGGGCGACAGCAGGCTTTTTATGTTGCAGGCGTCTGGCGCGACTATGCCCGCCAGTGGGGTGCGGTGGTGCTGGATCGCCGGCAATACATCGCGCTCACCGGCGACCGTGACGTGACCGACGCCGCGCTCTGGCTCACCCCGGGCGCCCGTGCCAGCCAGGTCAGCGAGGCCCTGCGCGCGCGCCTGCCCCTGGGCCAGCAAATCGAGATCCGCTCGCCGGGAGAAATCCGCCAGATCAGCCTCGGCATCTTCGACCGCAGCTTCGCCATCACCTACCTGCTGGAAATTGTTGCTGTACTGATCGGCCTGTTTGGCATCAGCAACAGTGTCAGCGCCCAGGTGCTGGCGCGGCGCGGCGAGTTTGGCATGCTGCGCCATCTCGGTATGGGCCGGCGCGAGATCGGCGCCATGCTGGCCCTGGAGGCCACGCTCATGAGCGCCACGGGCATTGCCATCGGCTGGCTGCTCGGCTGGGGCATCAGCCTGATCCTGATCCATGTGGTCAATCGCCAGTCCTTTCACTGGAGCATGGGCCTGCATGTGCCCTGGGGACCGCTCGCGGGCCTGAGCCTGCTGCTCCTGCTCGCCGCTGTCGCCACCGCGCTGTTCAGCGCCCGCCAGGCCATGCGCGGCGACGTGATCCAGGCCGTCCGGGAGGAATGATGCCCTATTTGCTGATGCTGTTACTGCTGCTTCCGCTGCCGGCGCTGGCTTTCGACTATCCGCCGGTGCTGCCGGATCGTGCCCTGCAGTTTCCCAGGGATCTTGGCAGCCATCCGGCCTTTCGCACCGAATGGTGGTACGTCACCGGCCAGGTACAAACACCACAAGGCAAGCCGCTGGGCTTCCAGATCACCTTTTTCCGCACCCGCCCGCCGCTCGATACCCGCAACCCGAGCCGTTTCACCCCGCGCCAGATCCTCTTTGCCCATGCCGCCCTTGCCGACCCGCAGCTCGGCAAGCTGCTGGTGGATGAAAAGGCCGCCCGCGCGGGATTTGGCCTGGCGCAAGCAGAGATTGGGCATACCAAGGTCTGGATCGACGACTGGCGCCTGGAACAGACCGCAACCGGCTATCGCGCCCACATTCCCGCCAAGGGCTTTACGCTCGATCTGCAATTTTCACCGACCCAGGCCAGATTGCTGCAAGGCAAGCAGGGCTACAGCCGCAAGAGCCCCACACCGGGCGACGCCAGCCACTACTACAGCGAGCCGCAGCTCAGCGTCACTGGCACGGTTACCCGTCAAGGCAAAGCCATCCCGGCGCAGGGCCGCGCCTGGCTCGATCACGAGTGGTCCAGCAATTATCTCAATAAAGCCGCCAGTGGCTGGGACTGGCTGGGCCTGAATCTCGATGATGGCGGCGCGCTGATGCTGTTTCGCATGCGCAGGCCCGATGGCCGCGCACTCTGGGCCAGCGGCACCTATCGCGACGCCCAGGGCCGGGTGCGGGTTTTCGCGCCCAATGAGGTGCATTTCAAGCCCCTGGCGTACTGGACCAGCCCGCGCAGCGGCATCCGCTACCCGGTACGCTGGCAGGTCAGCGCCCCCGGATTGAGCCTTGAACTGCGCCCGCTGATGCCGGACCAGGAGCTCGACGCCCGCGCCAGCACTGGCACGCGCTACTGGGAGGGCGCGGTGGAAGCCTGGCGGGACGGACAGCGGGTCGGGCGGGGCTATCTGGAGCTCACCGGTTATGGTAAGCGTTTGCAGATGTAGGACAATGGCTTACAGCTCAGGCGCTTGACAGCCCGTCATCCTGTGCCATGGTTAATGTGCCGATAAAGGCACACTGAAACCGGGAGGGAAAATGAACTGGAACAGGGCAGATGATACCGGCAAACTGATTTTGCGCCTTGCGCTTGGCATCCTGGTCCTGCTGCACGGCATCGCCAAGATCAAGGGCGGCGTGGGACCGATCACCGGCATGCTCAGTGGCATCGGACTGCCGGGTTACCTGGCCTTCGGCGTCTTTCTCGGCGAGGTGCTCGGGCCACTGCTGCTGATTGCTGGCTGGTACGCGCGGATCGGCGCGCTCCTGATTGTCGTCAACATGCTGTTTGCCTTCGCGCTGGCACACCGCGCTGACCTTTTCGTACTTGGTCCCCAGGGCGGCTGGGCACTCGAGCTGCAGGGCATGTATTTATTTACCGCCTTGGCGCTGGTTTTCATGGGTCCCGGGCGGCTGAGCCTCAACAATCGTTAGGAGAGAATCAGCGCCTGGACTACAGCAACTGCTTTTCTGGGAAATTGTGCTATTAATGTCAGCAGGTGGGTGGAAAGCCGCGAAAACAAGCCTTGGCGCCACCCGCAGCCCGCTTGCACCCAGAAAGGACAAACATGCGTCGCCACCTCAAGCCATTGGCCATTGCCGGGCTCGGCCTTGCCCTGCTCGCCCCCCTTGCCTACGCCGCGGCGCCCTATCCCGGTGACCAGTTGAGTCTTCCCAAGGGCTACAAGCATTTACCGGAAAGCTATGTGGTCCGCTCCGGCGACACCCTCTGGGATCTCTCCTCGCGCTTCCTGAAAAACCCCTGGCGCTGGATGCAAATCTGGGAGCGCAACAGCTACATCACCAACCCGGATCTCATCTACCCCGGTGATCTGCTGGTATTCGACCAGAGTCGCGGCATGCTCAAGCTGCGCGTGGTACGTGCCACGCCGCAGGCCCGCAGCCTGCCCCTGGAAGCGATCCCGACCGTCAATCCCTCGCTGATCCTGCCTTATCTCAATCGCCCCGGCATCATCACCGATGAGGCGCTGGCGAAGCAGCCCTATCTGGTGGGAGATCAGAATCAGCGCGTGCTCTTTGGCCAGCATGACACCCTCTATGCCAAGGGCTTTGGCAAAGCTGGCGCGGGTCGCTTCGATATCGTGCGGGCCGGACCGGAGCTGGTGGATCCGGCCACCGGCAAGCCGCTTGGGCGGCGCATGGATCATGTCGGCGTGGCCGATGTCTCAGGAGAAGGCCCCCTGCGCCGGGCGGACATCATCCAGTCCTATAGGGAAATCCTGACCGGTGACCGCCTGCTGGCCCAGCCCGAAACGCCCAACCTGCATTTCCAGTTACAGACGCCATCGAGCATGGTCAATGGCGCGATCCTGGCCGGCGAGGACAGCATCAGCGAGATGGGACAGGGATCGGTGGCGCTGATCAATCTCGGCAGCCAGGCTGGGATGCAGCCAGGGCAGGTGCTGACCGTGAGTCGCGCCGGGCGGACCCTGCCCGATCCGGTCAAGGGTGGCGAGGTCACCCTGCCGGAAATCCCGGTGGGCACGGCGATGGTGTTCCGGACCTTTGACAAGGTCAGCTATGTGCTGTTTCTGGAGAGCAGCCAGGCCATCCGCGTTGGCAGCCGCGTGCATACGCCGGGTGATCCCGCGCTGCGGGATGGCGCGCCCCAAGCCGAAGCCCTGGCCCACGCAAAATGAAAAGGTCTGTCTGGCTGGCCCTCAGACGCCTGCCTGGTCTCGGCCAGCGTCGCCTGGCCGCGCTGCTGGAGCACTTCGGCGATGCCGAGGGCCTGTTTCAGGCAGATAGCACCGCCTGGCGGGCCGCGGGCCTCAACAAATCGCAGATCCAGGGCTTGGAAAAGGGGCCTGAGGCCCTGCTGACGGCGGCTGATGCAGCCTGGCTGGGTGATCCGACCAATGATCTTTTGACGCTGGCGGATGATGACTATCCGCCCTTGTTGCGCCAGTTGCCCGATGCCCCGCCCGTGCTTTATCTGCGTGGTCAGCGCACTCTGCTGAGCCGGCCGATGCTGG
This portion of the Thermithiobacillus plumbiphilus genome encodes:
- a CDS encoding ABC transporter permease, with translation MTVFSEGLVWRATVLGALRAHWGRALLSILGIALGVALGVAVTLINNAAVGEFGQAVRSLSGQADLVLRGPKAGFSESLYPWLARQPAVAIASPGIEVDATLANANETLKIIGIDAFRAAGMQANLLPGALPEGLGLLEDHTVLLSQAAASRLHLKAGDQLMVQVGMSRQALKVIGILPLEGPRQALGVMDISNAQWLFQKLGRLDRIDIRLQPGQDVQVVRAALSRQLPAGLLLSAPEAAGERAGDLSRAYRVNLTVLSLVALFTGAFLVFATLAMAVLRRRAQLALLRVLGLTPRELVVLLLGEGLLIGLMGALLGLALGVGLAAAGLALLGGDLGGGYFEGIAPSLQLEPATLIIYFTLGLFVALLGALAPALEAARTEAAPALKGGDVERALGRLRGSLPGLFLIALGLLATQAPPVGGLPLFGYIAIALLLVGAVLLMPRLLAMLTQLLPLPATAWRQVAIAQLRGAPGQAAVAVAAIVVSFSLMVSMAIMVASFRDSVDAWLGQVLPADLYMRAAEQQGSAFFSPTDQQRIRQTPGVRAVRFLRVQELLLAPNRPAVALIARDLGPDPTRDLPLLSQAKNPAPPGIAPVWISEAMQDLYGYQPGQRIKLPISGRQQAFYVAGVWRDYARQWGAVVLDRRQYIALTGDRDVTDAALWLTPGARASQVSEALRARLPLGQQIEIRSPGEIRQISLGIFDRSFAITYLLEIVAVLIGLFGISNSVSAQVLARRGEFGMLRHLGMGRREIGAMLALEATLMSATGIAIGWLLGWGISLILIHVVNRQSFHWSMGLHVPWGPLAGLSLLLLLAAVATALFSARQAMRGDVIQAVREE
- a CDS encoding lipocalin-like domain-containing protein yields the protein MPYLLMLLLLLPLPALAFDYPPVLPDRALQFPRDLGSHPAFRTEWWYVTGQVQTPQGKPLGFQITFFRTRPPLDTRNPSRFTPRQILFAHAALADPQLGKLLVDEKAARAGFGLAQAEIGHTKVWIDDWRLEQTATGYRAHIPAKGFTLDLQFSPTQARLLQGKQGYSRKSPTPGDASHYYSEPQLSVTGTVTRQGKAIPAQGRAWLDHEWSSNYLNKAASGWDWLGLNLDDGGALMLFRMRRPDGRALWASGTYRDAQGRVRVFAPNEVHFKPLAYWTSPRSGIRYPVRWQVSAPGLSLELRPLMPDQELDARASTGTRYWEGAVEAWRDGQRVGRGYLELTGYGKRLQM
- a CDS encoding DoxX family protein, whose product is MNWNRADDTGKLILRLALGILVLLHGIAKIKGGVGPITGMLSGIGLPGYLAFGVFLGEVLGPLLLIAGWYARIGALLIVVNMLFAFALAHRADLFVLGPQGGWALELQGMYLFTALALVFMGPGRLSLNNR
- a CDS encoding LysM peptidoglycan-binding domain-containing protein, with protein sequence MRRHLKPLAIAGLGLALLAPLAYAAAPYPGDQLSLPKGYKHLPESYVVRSGDTLWDLSSRFLKNPWRWMQIWERNSYITNPDLIYPGDLLVFDQSRGMLKLRVVRATPQARSLPLEAIPTVNPSLILPYLNRPGIITDEALAKQPYLVGDQNQRVLFGQHDTLYAKGFGKAGAGRFDIVRAGPELVDPATGKPLGRRMDHVGVADVSGEGPLRRADIIQSYREILTGDRLLAQPETPNLHFQLQTPSSMVNGAILAGEDSISEMGQGSVALINLGSQAGMQPGQVLTVSRAGRTLPDPVKGGEVTLPEIPVGTAMVFRTFDKVSYVLFLESSQAIRVGSRVHTPGDPALRDGAPQAEALAHAK